The genomic DNA TGCAATGACTCGGGCGCAGGACAGTCTAATTTTTTGCGGACTAGTCAATCAAGAGGGCAAAGCGAATAATAATACATGGACGAAAATTTTATTAGATCATGATAATGCAACGCCCGAATATGTTCAGGAAATCAGCGATTATAAATCACTCAAGATAAATAATGAGGACTCCGGCAAAATTTTAACGCCACTGAAATTGATTCACTCACAGAATTATTTGCGTCAGATCTCGGCGAGTTCGTTTGCTTTATTCGAGTTCTGCCCGTTCGCTTGGCGTAGAAAATATAGACAGGGAATTAATTTAACATGGGAGTCGCCTGATAGAGACTCAATTTTTGACGATGATTTAAATTTTTCAGGCGGAGCAGATTCAGGCAGTCTAGCGCATTGGATATTAGAACGCTGGCCGAGAAGTGAAGATTATAGCGAGAAACTAGAAAATTTATTATCAGACAGGAGCGTTTTATCAAGTTTACCGGGGTATTTACGGGGAGCGTGGAGAAATAAGGAAATCCGGGAGAATCTCAAAAAATGGCTGTCAGATTTTGCTGATTCTCAACTCGGGCAGAAATTAATTAACAATTCCGGAATCAAACGCGAGCAGGATTTTAGAATCAGGCTCAATAATAACACGGCTTTAGCAGGATCTATTGACGCATATTATAAGGACTCGCAAAATTTATATCATGTTATAGACTATAAAATTACTTTGAGCCGTAAAGCACCGCCCGGACTGTATGACTCTCAATTAGATTTTTACGCGCTGGCAGTTAACGAGCTCACACACTGCGGAAAAATTAACGTGATTCTAGCTTTCTTGCGTGAAAATAATTTTGCTGAGAGAATCATTACAGATTTTGACTCGATCCGTGAACGCGTTATAAATGCCTCGAAAAATTGCGCGTCATGTTCATATGAGCCTAATACTAAAAATTGCGCGTCATGTCCATTTAAGAAAGGTTGTATTTATCATGAATGAATCAGCAAAGAATTTACACAATGAATTACACAAAGAATTTTATTTGACATGCGAGAAATATTTTATATTTGAATTTCTCACTATAGCGGCGGGAATGATGGGACTTTACACTTATAACATGCGCGGGGGAGTCTTCTCAAATGCTCAGACGGGCAATATTGTAATAATGGCTCTTGAGTTCGGGCGCGGTAATTTCTCGGAAGTATTATATTATTTCATTCCATTATTTGCTTATATACTCGGAACTGTAATATCTGAAATTTTGCCGGAAAAAGTAAGACACTCTCATTTTATCAGGTGGGATACTTTATTAGTGGGCATTGAAATAATTGTATTGTTTATAATCGGCTTTATTCCCTTAACTTGGCCGAATCAGATCGTGCAGATTCTAATCAGCTTTCTATGTGCTATGCAGTTTAACACTTTCAGGCAGGCAGAAGGAGTCCCAATGGCAACAACTTTTTTAACTAATCATGTGCGTCAAATCGGTGTGAGTATCGCTCGTGTAATCAGACATCATGAAGAAGAAGAGAAACAGGCAAAGAAGGCAATCAAGCACGCAAGATTAATAATAGCGTTTTTTGTCGGAGGAGTAATAATAACTTTCATGAGCAAATTTCTACACGAGAAAACTATTTGGCTTGCGATTATTCCGTTAAGTGTGTGCTTTTGTGTAATGTTAAGGGCTGATTTAATTTACGAACGGGCTATGTTGGATTTAAAGCC from Synergistaceae bacterium includes the following:
- a CDS encoding DUF1275 domain-containing protein — protein: MNESAKNLHNELHKEFYLTCEKYFIFEFLTIAAGMMGLYTYNMRGGVFSNAQTGNIVIMALEFGRGNFSEVLYYFIPLFAYILGTVISEILPEKVRHSHFIRWDTLLVGIEIIVLFIIGFIPLTWPNQIVQILISFLCAMQFNTFRQAEGVPMATTFLTNHVRQIGVSIARVIRHHEEEEKQAKKAIKHARLIIAFFVGGVIITFMSKFLHEKTIWLAIIPLSVCFCVMLRADLIYERAMLDLKPHGH